The Hemibagrus wyckioides isolate EC202008001 linkage group LG15, SWU_Hwy_1.0, whole genome shotgun sequence genome window below encodes:
- the ptpn11b gene encoding tyrosine-protein phosphatase non-receptor type 11b isoform X3 has product MEQHDLLRERNGDVIELKYPLNCKDPTSERWYHGHLSGRDAEKLLTEKGKPGSFLVRESQSKPGDFVLSVLTNEEKHENVDRKTKVTHVMIRYQDVKYDVGGGERFDTLTDLVEHYKKNPMVEKSGIVVHLKQPFNATRINAANIENRVRELNKVADNSEKPKQGFWEEFEMLQQQECKLLYPRKEGQRAENKSKNRYKNILPFDTTRVTIREADPDVSGSDYINANYIRSVQEEDRHVDEGKVFIATQGCLQNTVMDFWKMVYQENTHVIVMTTKEMERGRNKCVRYWPDTDTTKEFGNVCVRNMEEQAAQDYIRRKLEVTRTDRKEAPRYIWHYQYLSWPDHGVPNEPGGVLNFLEQVNRTQNSIPNTGPVIVHCSAGIGRTGTIIVIDILIDIINRQGLDCDIDIPKTIQRVRQQRSGMVQTEAQYKFIYMAVQQHIDTAQKRLEEEQRNKTKEREYSNIKYSQMPNTRAMPNMSSSRSTSVMNDETSSVYENVHIKNPKSPVCTNSRR; this is encoded by the exons ATGGAGCAGCACGACCTTCTGCGAGAAAGGAACGGAGACGTTATCGAGCTCAAATATCCTCTCAACTGCAAAGACCCCACTTCTGAGAG GTGGTATCACGGGCATCTTTCAGGCCGAGACGCAGAGAAGCTTCTCACTGAAAAAGGCAAGCCAGGCAGCTTTCtggtgagagagagtcagagcaAACCCGGAGACTTTGTGCTGTCTGTTCTCACTAACGAGGAAAAACACGAAAATGTGGACCGCAAGACAAAGGTCACCCACGTCATGATACGCTACCAG GATGTGAAGTATGACGTGGGTGGAGGGGAGAGGTTTGACACACTAACAGACTTGGTGGAGCACTATAAAAAGAACCCGATGGTGGAGAAGAGTGGGATTGTAGTGCACCTTAAGCAG CCGTTCAATGCCACTCGGATAAACGCGGCCAACATTGAGAACCGGGTGCGAGAGTTAAACAAAGTTGCAGACAATTCTGAGAAACCCAAGCAGGGCTTCTGGGAAGAATTCGAG ATGCTACAGCAGCAGGAATGTAAACTCCTGTACCCAAGAAAAGAAGGCCAGAGAGCTGAGAATAAGAGCAAAAACAGATACAAGAACATTCTACCCT TTGACACCACCCGGGTGACGATCAGGGAAGCGGATCCTGACGTGTCTGGCTCTGACTACATTAATGCCAACTATATCAGA aGTGTGCAGGAAGAGGACCGTCATGTGGATGAAGGCAAAGTGTTCATTGCTACTCAGGGCTGCCTTCAGAACACTGTGATGGACTTCTGGAAAATGGTCTATCAGGAAAACACTCATGTTATTGTCATGACGACCAAGGAGATGGAGCGAGGCAGG AATAAATGTGTACGCTACTGgccagacacagacacaacaaaGGAGtttgggaatgtgtgtgtgaggaacatgGAGGAGCAGGCTGCTCAGGACTACATCCGCAGAAAGCTGGAGGTCACACGTACAGACCGA AAGGAGGCTCCTCGGTACATCTGGCACTATCAGTACCTGAGCTGGCCTGACCACGGCGTTCCCAATGAACCAGGAGGAGTCCTCAACTTTCTTGAACAGGTCAACCGAACTCAGAACAGCATTCCAAATACCGGACCTGTCATAGTCCATTGCAG CGCAGGGATCGGAAGAACAGGCACAATAATTGTGATAGACATCCTTATTGATATCATAAATAGACAAG GACTGGACTGTGACATCGACATCCCAAAGACCATCCAGCGAGTGCGTCAGCAGCGGTCAGGCATGGTCCAGACTGAAGCCCAATACAAGTTCATTTACATGGCTGTACAGCAGCATATCGACACAGCCCAGAAAAGGCTGGAGGAAGAGCAG AGGAATAAGACAAAGGAAAGAGAGTACTCCAATATCAAATACTCTCAGATGCCAAATACTAGGGCCATGCCCAATATGAGCTCCTCTCGCTCGACATCTGT AATGAATGATGAAACATCCAGTGTATATGAGAACGTACACATCAAAAACCCAAAGAGCCCCGTCTGCACAAACTCCAGGAGATAA
- the ptpn11b gene encoding tyrosine-protein phosphatase non-receptor type 11b isoform X1, translated as MTSRRWFHPNITGIEAEQLLLTRGVHGSFLARPSKSNPGDFTLSVRRSDEVTHIKIQNSGDYYDLYGGEKFATLAELVQYYMEQHDLLRERNGDVIELKYPLNCKDPTSERWYHGHLSGRDAEKLLTEKGKPGSFLVRESQSKPGDFVLSVLTNEEKHENVDRKTKVTHVMIRYQDVKYDVGGGERFDTLTDLVEHYKKNPMVEKSGIVVHLKQPFNATRINAANIENRVRELNKVADNSEKPKQGFWEEFEMLQQQECKLLYPRKEGQRAENKSKNRYKNILPFDTTRVTIREADPDVSGSDYINANYIRSVQEEDRHVDEGKVFIATQGCLQNTVMDFWKMVYQENTHVIVMTTKEMERGRNKCVRYWPDTDTTKEFGNVCVRNMEEQAAQDYIRRKLEVTRTDRKEAPRYIWHYQYLSWPDHGVPNEPGGVLNFLEQVNRTQNSIPNTGPVIVHCSAGIGRTGTIIVIDILIDIINRQGLDCDIDIPKTIQRVRQQRSGMVQTEAQYKFIYMAVQQHIDTAQKRLEEEQRNKTKEREYSNIKYSQMPNTRAMPNMSSSRSTSVMNDETSSVYENVHIKNPKSPVCTNSRR; from the exons ATGACTTCCCGGAG GTGGTTCCACCCCAACATCACCGGCATCGAGGCAGAGCAGCTCCTCCTGACGCGAGGCGTCCACGGCAGTTTCTTGGCTCGACCGAGCAAAAGCAACCCAGGAGACTTCACATTGTCTGTCAG GCGCTCTGATGAAGTCACTCACATTAAGATCCAGAATTCTGGCGATTACTATGACCTGTACGGAGGGGAGAAGTTCGCCACTCTGGCTGAGTTGGTGCAGTACTACATGGAGCAGCACGACCTTCTGCGAGAAAGGAACGGAGACGTTATCGAGCTCAAATATCCTCTCAACTGCAAAGACCCCACTTCTGAGAG GTGGTATCACGGGCATCTTTCAGGCCGAGACGCAGAGAAGCTTCTCACTGAAAAAGGCAAGCCAGGCAGCTTTCtggtgagagagagtcagagcaAACCCGGAGACTTTGTGCTGTCTGTTCTCACTAACGAGGAAAAACACGAAAATGTGGACCGCAAGACAAAGGTCACCCACGTCATGATACGCTACCAG GATGTGAAGTATGACGTGGGTGGAGGGGAGAGGTTTGACACACTAACAGACTTGGTGGAGCACTATAAAAAGAACCCGATGGTGGAGAAGAGTGGGATTGTAGTGCACCTTAAGCAG CCGTTCAATGCCACTCGGATAAACGCGGCCAACATTGAGAACCGGGTGCGAGAGTTAAACAAAGTTGCAGACAATTCTGAGAAACCCAAGCAGGGCTTCTGGGAAGAATTCGAG ATGCTACAGCAGCAGGAATGTAAACTCCTGTACCCAAGAAAAGAAGGCCAGAGAGCTGAGAATAAGAGCAAAAACAGATACAAGAACATTCTACCCT TTGACACCACCCGGGTGACGATCAGGGAAGCGGATCCTGACGTGTCTGGCTCTGACTACATTAATGCCAACTATATCAGA aGTGTGCAGGAAGAGGACCGTCATGTGGATGAAGGCAAAGTGTTCATTGCTACTCAGGGCTGCCTTCAGAACACTGTGATGGACTTCTGGAAAATGGTCTATCAGGAAAACACTCATGTTATTGTCATGACGACCAAGGAGATGGAGCGAGGCAGG AATAAATGTGTACGCTACTGgccagacacagacacaacaaaGGAGtttgggaatgtgtgtgtgaggaacatgGAGGAGCAGGCTGCTCAGGACTACATCCGCAGAAAGCTGGAGGTCACACGTACAGACCGA AAGGAGGCTCCTCGGTACATCTGGCACTATCAGTACCTGAGCTGGCCTGACCACGGCGTTCCCAATGAACCAGGAGGAGTCCTCAACTTTCTTGAACAGGTCAACCGAACTCAGAACAGCATTCCAAATACCGGACCTGTCATAGTCCATTGCAG CGCAGGGATCGGAAGAACAGGCACAATAATTGTGATAGACATCCTTATTGATATCATAAATAGACAAG GACTGGACTGTGACATCGACATCCCAAAGACCATCCAGCGAGTGCGTCAGCAGCGGTCAGGCATGGTCCAGACTGAAGCCCAATACAAGTTCATTTACATGGCTGTACAGCAGCATATCGACACAGCCCAGAAAAGGCTGGAGGAAGAGCAG AGGAATAAGACAAAGGAAAGAGAGTACTCCAATATCAAATACTCTCAGATGCCAAATACTAGGGCCATGCCCAATATGAGCTCCTCTCGCTCGACATCTGT AATGAATGATGAAACATCCAGTGTATATGAGAACGTACACATCAAAAACCCAAAGAGCCCCGTCTGCACAAACTCCAGGAGATAA
- the ptpn11b gene encoding tyrosine-protein phosphatase non-receptor type 11b isoform X2, with protein sequence MVRWFHPNITGIEAEQLLLTRGVHGSFLARPSKSNPGDFTLSVRRSDEVTHIKIQNSGDYYDLYGGEKFATLAELVQYYMEQHDLLRERNGDVIELKYPLNCKDPTSERWYHGHLSGRDAEKLLTEKGKPGSFLVRESQSKPGDFVLSVLTNEEKHENVDRKTKVTHVMIRYQDVKYDVGGGERFDTLTDLVEHYKKNPMVEKSGIVVHLKQPFNATRINAANIENRVRELNKVADNSEKPKQGFWEEFEMLQQQECKLLYPRKEGQRAENKSKNRYKNILPFDTTRVTIREADPDVSGSDYINANYIRSVQEEDRHVDEGKVFIATQGCLQNTVMDFWKMVYQENTHVIVMTTKEMERGRNKCVRYWPDTDTTKEFGNVCVRNMEEQAAQDYIRRKLEVTRTDRKEAPRYIWHYQYLSWPDHGVPNEPGGVLNFLEQVNRTQNSIPNTGPVIVHCSAGIGRTGTIIVIDILIDIINRQGLDCDIDIPKTIQRVRQQRSGMVQTEAQYKFIYMAVQQHIDTAQKRLEEEQRNKTKEREYSNIKYSQMPNTRAMPNMSSSRSTSVMNDETSSVYENVHIKNPKSPVCTNSRR encoded by the exons ATGGTGAG GTGGTTCCACCCCAACATCACCGGCATCGAGGCAGAGCAGCTCCTCCTGACGCGAGGCGTCCACGGCAGTTTCTTGGCTCGACCGAGCAAAAGCAACCCAGGAGACTTCACATTGTCTGTCAG GCGCTCTGATGAAGTCACTCACATTAAGATCCAGAATTCTGGCGATTACTATGACCTGTACGGAGGGGAGAAGTTCGCCACTCTGGCTGAGTTGGTGCAGTACTACATGGAGCAGCACGACCTTCTGCGAGAAAGGAACGGAGACGTTATCGAGCTCAAATATCCTCTCAACTGCAAAGACCCCACTTCTGAGAG GTGGTATCACGGGCATCTTTCAGGCCGAGACGCAGAGAAGCTTCTCACTGAAAAAGGCAAGCCAGGCAGCTTTCtggtgagagagagtcagagcaAACCCGGAGACTTTGTGCTGTCTGTTCTCACTAACGAGGAAAAACACGAAAATGTGGACCGCAAGACAAAGGTCACCCACGTCATGATACGCTACCAG GATGTGAAGTATGACGTGGGTGGAGGGGAGAGGTTTGACACACTAACAGACTTGGTGGAGCACTATAAAAAGAACCCGATGGTGGAGAAGAGTGGGATTGTAGTGCACCTTAAGCAG CCGTTCAATGCCACTCGGATAAACGCGGCCAACATTGAGAACCGGGTGCGAGAGTTAAACAAAGTTGCAGACAATTCTGAGAAACCCAAGCAGGGCTTCTGGGAAGAATTCGAG ATGCTACAGCAGCAGGAATGTAAACTCCTGTACCCAAGAAAAGAAGGCCAGAGAGCTGAGAATAAGAGCAAAAACAGATACAAGAACATTCTACCCT TTGACACCACCCGGGTGACGATCAGGGAAGCGGATCCTGACGTGTCTGGCTCTGACTACATTAATGCCAACTATATCAGA aGTGTGCAGGAAGAGGACCGTCATGTGGATGAAGGCAAAGTGTTCATTGCTACTCAGGGCTGCCTTCAGAACACTGTGATGGACTTCTGGAAAATGGTCTATCAGGAAAACACTCATGTTATTGTCATGACGACCAAGGAGATGGAGCGAGGCAGG AATAAATGTGTACGCTACTGgccagacacagacacaacaaaGGAGtttgggaatgtgtgtgtgaggaacatgGAGGAGCAGGCTGCTCAGGACTACATCCGCAGAAAGCTGGAGGTCACACGTACAGACCGA AAGGAGGCTCCTCGGTACATCTGGCACTATCAGTACCTGAGCTGGCCTGACCACGGCGTTCCCAATGAACCAGGAGGAGTCCTCAACTTTCTTGAACAGGTCAACCGAACTCAGAACAGCATTCCAAATACCGGACCTGTCATAGTCCATTGCAG CGCAGGGATCGGAAGAACAGGCACAATAATTGTGATAGACATCCTTATTGATATCATAAATAGACAAG GACTGGACTGTGACATCGACATCCCAAAGACCATCCAGCGAGTGCGTCAGCAGCGGTCAGGCATGGTCCAGACTGAAGCCCAATACAAGTTCATTTACATGGCTGTACAGCAGCATATCGACACAGCCCAGAAAAGGCTGGAGGAAGAGCAG AGGAATAAGACAAAGGAAAGAGAGTACTCCAATATCAAATACTCTCAGATGCCAAATACTAGGGCCATGCCCAATATGAGCTCCTCTCGCTCGACATCTGT AATGAATGATGAAACATCCAGTGTATATGAGAACGTACACATCAAAAACCCAAAGAGCCCCGTCTGCACAAACTCCAGGAGATAA